CCCTGGGAACGCCGAGCCCGGTGCAGGCGCTCCAGCCGGGGCCGGCATCGTAGCCTTTGCCGCCGACGCGGTTGTTGCCCTGCTGGACTACGCGGAAGGCGCCGGGATTGCCGTAGAGCGCCGCATTGAGCAAGCCGATCTGCTCGCCGCGCGCGGCGATCGCAATCGCGACCAGGGCGGCCCATAGCGGCGTCGCGGCGCTGGTCCCGCTCATCGCCATCGGTTGCCCGTTGACGATGATACGGTAGCCCGGGCTTGCCGCGGCCGCGCAGGCGACATCAGGGACGCCGCGCCGGATCGCGCCGTCGTTCTGCGATTGCGGCAGCGTCAGATGCGACTGATAGTCGGGGACGGGAAACGCATCGCTGATGCCGCCGCCGGTGCCGATGGTGCCGGCGTTCCAGACCGCCTCCGCCGCGGCCGCCCCATTGCCCGCAGCAGGCCCGGGCTGCGTGCCGCCGCAGCTCGTCGCATAGGGGCTCGAGGCCGGAAACCAGACATGGACCTTGCCGTCGGTCAGGCCGCTGGTTGCGAGCTGGTCGCCGGAGGCGAACAGCACACTGACGCGCAGCCGCACGGCATCGGCGAGGACCGCCTGCATCGCGTCGCGCCCGGGCCCGGTCCAGAATTTCTCCGCGCTGCCCCAGCTGACCGAGATCACCTGGGGCGCATGCGCTTCATCGAACACCGCCTGATGGATCGCATCCGTGAGACCGGCGGCAGAGTTCTCGGCAAAGTAGACCACGATCTTGCTCTTCGGCAGCAGCCCGGCGAGCACCTGGAGGTCGAGCGCGATTTCCTGATCGGCGACATCGCTGGTGCCGAGGCCGTTGTCATTGCCGGTCGGCGGGACATTGATCAC
The window above is part of the Bradyrhizobium sp. PSBB068 genome. Proteins encoded here:
- a CDS encoding S8/S53 family peptidase; the encoded protein is MAGTSERRIPLPGSNRAVPEGATLVGDVDPDERITVVVYVKRRTPDEFTPGSAGDLARLARPVTRRQLATQRHRSHASAAARITRLAAERGFTVVATDLVARTVALEGTARQMAETFGATLRTYRDGERVFRARVGGLTVPAEIAPWTRAILGFDQRPLRTTRPLLRARGSAGSDSGLWPTDIAARYGIPLDRDVSSICVGIVALGGGYLESDLAMALAGMNRQPPVVINVPPTGNDNGLGTSDVADQEIALDLQVLAGLLPKSKIVVYFAENSAAGLTDAIHQAVFDEAHAPQVISVSWGSAEKFWTGPGRDAMQAVLADAVRLRVSVLFASGDQLATSGLTDGKVHVWFPASSPYATSCGGTQPGPAAGNGAAAAEAVWNAGTIGTGGGISDAFPVPDYQSHLTLPQSQNDGAIRRGVPDVACAAAASPGYRIIVNGQPMAMSGTSAATPLWAALVAIAIAARGEQIGLLNAALYGNPGAFRVVQQGNNRVGGKGYDAGPGWSACTGLGVPRGADVLAALAAVPVA